One part of the Salmo salar chromosome ssa10, Ssal_v3.1, whole genome shotgun sequence genome encodes these proteins:
- the LOC106561705 gene encoding nicotinamide phosphoribosyltransferase has product MEHGDFNFLLATDSYKVTHYKQYPPNTSKVYSYFECRAKKTESTKIQKVKYDKTVFYGLQYILHKYLKGKVVTPQKITEAKEVYREHFQDDVFNEKGWEYILEKYDGHLPIEIKAVPEGSVIPRGNVLFTVESTDPECYWLTNWVETILVQIWYPITVATNSREQKKILARYLLETSGNLDKLEYKLHDFGYRGVSSQETAGIGASAHLVNFKGTDTVAGICVIKKYYGTKDPVPGFSVPAAEHSTITAWGKDHERDAFEHIVRQFPNVPVSIVSDSYDIYNACEKIWGEDLRSLIESRSADAPLVIRPDSGDPLDTVLKVLEILGRKFCTTENSKGYKVLPPYIRVIQGDGVDINTLQEIVAGMKKHRWSIENVGFGSGGALLQKLTRDLLSCCFKCSFVVTNGLGLNVFKDPVADPNKRSKKGRLSLHRTPTGDFVTLEEGKGALEEYGPDLLQTVFRNGVILKTYTFDEVRDNAKIRDCDLEESVD; this is encoded by the exons ATGGAGCACGGAGACTTCAATTTCCTGCTGGCTACCGATTCATACAAG GTCACACATTACAAGCAGTACCCTCCCAACACCAGCAAGGTTTACTCCTACTTTGAGTGTCGGGCAAAGAAAACCGAATCCACTAAGATTCAGAAAGTGAAATATGATAAAACTGTATTTTATGGACTTCAGTATATCCTTCATAAGTATCTGAAAG GGAAAGTGGTGACTCCACAGAAGATCACAGAAGCAAAGGAAGTTTACCGTGAACACTTTCAGGATGATGTGTTCAACGAAAAGGGCTGGGAGTACATACTGGAG AAGTATGACGGCCATCTGCCCATTGAAATCAAGGCTGTTCCTGAGGGTAGTGTGATCCCCAGGGGTAATGTCCTCTTCACCGTGGAGAGTACTGACCCAGAATGCTACTGGCTCACCAACTGGGTAGAG ACAATCCTGGTGCAGATCTGGTACCCCATCACAGTAGCTACTAACTCCAGAGAGCAGAAGAAGATCCTAGCCAGGTATCTACTGGAGACATCAGGGAACCTGGACAAACTGGAGTATAAGTTACATGACTTTGGCTACAGGGGAGTCTCATCTCAAGAG ACTGCTGGCATCGGAGCATCTGCCCACCTGGTGAACTTTAAAGGCACAGACACGGTGGCTGGTATCTGTGTCATTAAGAAGTACTACGGCACCAAAGACCCTGTGCCAGGCTTCTCTGTGCCAGCTGCAGAGCACAG CACCATCACCGCCTGGGGTAAGGACCACGAGAGAGATGCCTTCGAGCACATTGTGAGGCAGTTCCCCAACGTGCCCGTGTCCATCGTCAGCGACAGCTATGATATCTACAACGCCTGTGAGAAGATATGGGGAGAGGACCTCAGGAGCCTCATCGAGTCCCGCAGCGCCGACGCACCCTTGGTCATCAGGCCAGACTCAGGAGACCCATTAGATACTGTCCTCAAG GTGTTGGAGATTTTAGGGAGGAAGTTCTGCACCACAGAGAACAGCAAAGGTTACAAGGTGCTACCCCCTTACATCCGAGTCATCCAGGGGGATGGTGTGGACATCAACACTCTGCAGGAG ATCGTGGCGGGGATGAAGAAACACAGGTGGAGTATAGAGAATGTGGGCTTTGGGTCGGGCGGTGCACTACTCCAAAAACTGACCCGGGACCTGCTCAGCTGCTGCTTCAAGTGTAGCTTTGTGGTGACCAACGGACTGGGG CTGAATGTGTTCAAGGACCCTGTTGCTGACCCTAATAAAAGATCAAAGAAAGGTCGTCTGTCGCTCCACAGAACACCAACAGGAGACTTTGTGACACTGGAAGAAG